A window of the Brassica oleracea var. oleracea cultivar TO1000 chromosome C1, BOL, whole genome shotgun sequence genome harbors these coding sequences:
- the LOC106299271 gene encoding uncharacterized protein LOC106299271, translated as MGRRGIAKVPMLLLRSWKQVQGRARISSKAAKLNPMVVHYSEDISDHRVEINCGGEEEWVPHPRTGIFFPPGQESVMDGVPEGAASFDMMFWLRDVDGVDKPDHDHHFPN; from the exons ATGGGAAGACGTGGGATCGCCAAAGTACCGATGCTGCTGTTAAG GAGTTGGAAGCAAGTTCAAGGACGAGCACGGATAAGCAGCAAAGCTGCAAAACTGAATCCTATGGTTGTCCACTACTCTGAAGATATTTCTGATCATAGGGTAGAGATTAATTGTGGCGGCGAAGAGGAGTGGGTTCCACACCCACGTACCGGAATATTCTTTCCGCCGGGACAAGAGTCGGTGATGGATGGTGTCCCTGAGGGTGCTGCTTCTTTTGACATGATGTTTTGGCTTAGGGACGTCGATGGTGTGGACAAACCTGATCACGACCATCATTTTCCTAACTGA
- the LOC106338197 gene encoding myb-like protein J, giving the protein MTRRCSHCNHNGHNSRTCPNPGVMLFGVRLTEGSIRKSASLGNLLSHGHLSGNVAGTTWTEEEHRRFLLGLQKLGKGDWRGISRKYVRTRTPTQVASHAQKYFMKQSNVSTLHDMVHDHEGGDIPMVETKMESGDYVHQTLARSTSIHAPSIYKIEVSEYTNSTIRESTPTTQPQQQLRGSFQTLYQVYLSPHYPFPLSVWTAGYVREPRKKEGNHVILIPTAVHSKAPINVDDLFGMTTKLSLGESKEMENPICLFR; this is encoded by the exons ATGACTCGGCGATGCTCTCACTGCAATCACAATGGTCACAACTCACGGACATGTCCAAATCCTGGGGTGATGCTTTTTGGTGTAAGGCTCACCGAAGGTTCGATCAGGAAAAGTGCTAGTTTGGGTAATCTTCTTAGCCATGGGCATTTGTCGGGTAATGTCGCTG GAACTACGTGGACAGAGGAAGAACATAGGAGGTTCTTGTTAGGTTTACAGAAGCTAGGTAAGGGTGATTGGAGAGGCATTTCAAGAAAATATGTGAGGACAAGGACACCAACACAGGTTGCTAGCCATGCTCAGAAGTATTTCATGAAACAATCCAATGTGTCTACTCTCCATGATATGGTTCATGATCATGAG GGAGGAGATATTCCGATGGTGGAAACAAAAATGGAAAGTGGTGATTATGTTCATCAGACACTTGCTCGTAGTACTTCCATCCATGCACCATCCATCTACAAAATCGAAGTATCTGAATACACAAACTCTACCATTAGGGAATCAACACCAACCACACAACCTCAACAGCAACTACGTGGCTCGTTCCAGACACTGTATCAAGTGTACCTCTCACCACATTACCCGTTTCCATTGTCAGTATGGACTGCTGGTTATGTTCGTGAACCGAGGAAGAAAGAGGGAAATCATGTGATTCTCATACCAACTGCAGTGCACTCGAAAGCTCCCATCAATGTAGACGATCTTTTTGGTATGACGACTAAGCTCAGCCTTGGAGAGTCAAAAGAAATGGAGAATCCGATCTGTCTCTTTCGATGA